The Prionailurus viverrinus isolate Anna chromosome B4, UM_Priviv_1.0, whole genome shotgun sequence genome has a window encoding:
- the LOC125171289 gene encoding LOW QUALITY PROTEIN: hsc70-interacting protein-like (The sequence of the model RefSeq protein was modified relative to this genomic sequence to represent the inferred CDS: substituted 2 bases at 2 genomic stop codons) produces the protein MIEPDTDAPQEMGDENVEITQEMMDQANDKKVAATDALNDGELWKTTDLFTHAIKLNLRLAILYATRARFFIKLXKPNTAIXDCDRPIEINPDSAQPYKCKGKGHRLLGHWEEAAHDLALACKLDYDEDASAMLKEVQLRAQKIAKHRRKYEQKCEERNIKERMERAKKVWEEHERAQREEEARGQSGAQYGSFPGGFPGGMCGNFLGGMSGMAGGMLGMAGMPGLNEILSDPEVLAAMQDPKVMVAFQDMAQNSANRSKYQSSTKVMNLTSKLSAKFGGQA, from the coding sequence ATGATTGAACCAGATACTGATGCCCCTCAAGAAATGGGAGATGAAAATGTGGAGATAACCCAGGAAATGATGGATCAGGCAAATGATAAAAAAGTGGCTGCCACTGATGCCCTAAATGATGGTGAACTATGGAAAACCACTGACTTGTTCACACATGCCATTAAGCTGAATCTTCGCTTGGCCATTCTGTATGCCACGAGAGCCAGGTTCTTCATCAAATTATAGAAGCCAAATACTGCCATTTGAGACTGTGACAGACCTATTGAAATAAATCCTGACTCAGCTCAGCCTTACAAGTGTAAAGGAAAAGGACACAGACTTCTGGGCCATTGGGAAGAAGCAGCACATGATCTTGCTCTTGCTTGTAAATTGGATTATGATGAAGATGCTAGTGCAATGTTGAAAGAAGTTCAACTGAGGGCCCAGAAAATTGCTAAACACAGGAGAAAGTATGAGCAAAAATGTGAAGAGAGAAACatcaaagaaagaatggaaagggCTAAGAAGGTTTGGGAAGAACACGAGAGAgctcagagggaggaagaagccaGAGGACAATCTGGAGCTCAGTATGGCTCTTTTCCAGGTGGCTTTCCTGGGGGAATGTGTGGTAATTTTCTTGGAGGCATGTCTGGAATGGCAGGGGGAATGCTTGGAATGGCAGGAATGCCTGGGCTCAATGAAATTCTTAGTGACCCAGAGGTTCTTGCAGCCATGCAGGATCCAAAAGTTATGGTGGCCTTCCAGGATATGGCCCAGAACTCAGCAAATAGGTCAAAATATCAGAGCAGCACAAAAGTAATGAATCTCACCAGTAAATTGTCAGCCAAATTTGGAGGTCAAGCATAA